One genomic window of Arachis stenosperma cultivar V10309 chromosome 10, arast.V10309.gnm1.PFL2, whole genome shotgun sequence includes the following:
- the LOC130954617 gene encoding hydroxyacylglutathione hydrolase cytoplasmic translates to MKIYHIPCLQDNYSYLIVDESTKEGAVVDPVEPQKVLEAANSHGVNLKLVLTTHHHWDHAGGNEQIRQLVPGIKVYGGSIDNVKGCTDKVENGDKVSLGADTNILSLHTPCHTKGHISYYVTGKENENPAVFTGDTLFIAGCGRFFEGTAEQMYESLCVTLGSLPKPTLVYCGHEYTVKNLQFALTIEPNNSRIQEKLAWAQKQNQAGQPTIPSTIEEEMETNPFMRVDLPELQEKVGCKSPVEALREIRKRKDNWKG, encoded by the exons ATGAAAATTTATCACATTCCTTGTCTCCAAGACAATTATTCCTACTT GATAGTGGACGAGAGCACCAAAGAAGGTGCAGTGGTGGACCCTGTTGAGCCTCAGAAGGTTCTCGAAGCTGCCAATTCCCATGGCGTCAATCTCAAGCTTGTCCTCACTACCCACCATCATTG GGACCATGCTGGTGGAAATGAACAGATAAGGCAACTGGTGCCTGGAATCAAGGTCTATGGTGGTTCAATTGATAATGTGAAGGGTTGCACCGATAAGGTCGAAAATGGGGATAAGGTTTCCCTAGGAGCTGATACTAATATATTGTCTCTTCACACACCTTG TCACACCAAAGGTCACATAAGTTATTATGTGACTGGCAAAGAGAACGAGAACCCTGCTGTTTTTACGGGAGATACACTG TTTATTGCAGGCTGTGGGAGATTTTTTGAAGGAACTGCAGAACAGATGTATGAGTCACTCTGTGTAACACTAGGTTCATTGCCAAAGCCAACCCTCGTTTACTGCGGCCATGAG TACACAGTGAAGAATCTGCAATTTGCTCTGACAATTGAGCCAAACAACTCAAGGATACAAGAGAAGTTAGCATGGGCTCAGAAGCAGAATCAAGCTGGCCAACCTACAATTCCCTCGACCATTGAAGAAGAGATGGAGACCAACCCATTCATGAGGGTTGACTTACCCGAACTTCAG GAGAAGGTGGGTTGCAAGTCCCCTGTTGAAGCTTTGAGAGAGATACGCAAGCGTAAAGACAATTGGAAGGGCTAA